One Pelodiscus sinensis isolate JC-2024 chromosome 24, ASM4963464v1, whole genome shotgun sequence DNA segment encodes these proteins:
- the F11R gene encoding junctional adhesion molecule A isoform X1, with protein sequence MAGLGKWGRWHLLLLSAASWSLISAQMSSKTIQVPENEGVEIPCDAYVSQTGPPRVEWKFEKGSSTVLFYYDAKFTDPYKGRCQYTPTGIRFNSVTRKDTGKYICEVLVGSGQLSKSEIDLIVQVPPSTPVAKVPTAVTIGNKAVLTCMETDGSPPPTFEWYRNNILMPSNPKLSPNFKNSSYTIDPKTGVLTIEPVTSFDTGDYYCEAKNGIGAAQKSEAIHLEATEVNVGGIVAAVVVLVIVLALIAFGVWFAYSRGYFNSKY encoded by the exons GGTCCTTGATATCAGCCCAGATGAGCTCCAAAACCATTCAGGTCCCTGAGAATGAGG GCGTTGAAATACCTTGTGATGCATACGTCTCACAAACCGGACCACCCAGAGTGGAGTGGAAGTTTGAAAAGGGTTCTTCAACTGTGCTGTTCTATTATGATGCCAAATTTACAG aCCCCTACAAAGGCCGTTGTCAGTACACGCCCACGGGGATTCGTTTCAATTCGGTGACTCGGAAGGACACAGGGAAGTACATCTGCGAGGTCCTCGTGGGCTCTGGTCAGCTAAGCAAGTCAGAAATTGACCTCATCGTCCAAG TGCCTCCCTCCACACCTGTTGCCAAGGTGCCCACCGCCGTGACCATCGGCAACAAAGCTGTGCTGACATGCATGGAAACAGATGGCTCTCCACCCCCTACCTTCGAGTGGTACAGGAACAACATCCTGATGCCTTCCAATCCCAAGTTGAGTCCAaacttcaagaactcctcctacacgaTCGACCCCAAGACAGGAGTGCTG ACGATTGAGCCTGTCACCAGCTTCGACACTGGCGATTATTATTGTGAGGCTAAGAACGGCATCGGGGCGGCTCAGAAATCGGAAGCCATCCATCTGGAAGCCA CTGAAGTCAACGTGGGCGGCATTGTGGCGGCTGTGGTCGTGCTGGTGATTGTGCTGGCGCTGATCGCCTTCGGCGTCTGGTTCGCCTACAGCCGTGGCTATTTCAACAGTAAGTATTAA